One Silene latifolia isolate original U9 population chromosome 4, ASM4854445v1, whole genome shotgun sequence DNA segment encodes these proteins:
- the LOC141653050 gene encoding transcription factor UNE12-like, which yields MANNPGEAPNQDFLEQLLEMQTYAAAAAAAAAAAGGGVNESGLAGNEMNLAGNNNMLLQLSSPGIGGCYPSQSVYPLGLSLDPGPGPGSGHKAGFLKHDECGPSSIKRFRDDLVDVANSGPKTVYHGQPMQNPVPAVPHQPSVRPRVRARRGQATDPHSIAERLRRERIAERIRALQELVPSVNKTDRAAMLDEIVDYVKFLRLQVKVLSMSRLGGAGAVVPLVTDMPISSVEEEGGEGGQGQPVWEKWSNDGTERQVAKLMEENVGAAMQFLQSKALCIMPISLASAIYHTQPPDTASLVKPESNPPS from the exons ATGGCGAACAACCCAGGTGAAGCACCAAACCAAGACTTCCTCGAACAACTCCTAGAGATGCAGACTTACGCCGCCGCTGCTGCGGCCGCAGCAGCAGCCGCAGGCGGTGGCGTAAACGAGTCGGGTTTGGCGGGAAATGAAATGAATTTGGCGGGAAATAACAACATGCTTCTTCAGCTTAGCTCACCTGGTATTGGAGGCTGTTATCCGAGTCAATCCGTTTACCCACTTGGGTTGAGCTTGGATCCGGGTCCGGGTCCTGGGTCGGGTCATAAAGCTGGGTTCTTGAAGCATGATGAGTGTGGGCCCAGTAGTATTAAGAGGTTTCGTGATGATCTTGTTGATGTTGCTAATTCTGGCCCTAAGACT GTTTACCATGGACAACCAATGCAGAATCCTGTTCCTGCAGTTCCGCATCAACCTTCTGTTCGGCCCAGAGTGAGAGCGAGGCGAGGTCAGGCTACTGATCCACACAGCATTGCTGAGAGG TTACGCAGAGAGAGAATTGCTGAAAGAATCAGAGCATTGCAAGAGCTCGTTCCGAGTGTCAACAAG ACTGATAGAGCTGCTATGCTGGATGAAATCGTGGACTACGTCAAGTTCTTGAGGTTGCAAGTCAAG GTTCTAAGCATGAGCAGATTGGGTGGGGCTGGTGCAGTGGTGCCGCTTGTTACAGACATGCCGATATCATCTGtcgag GAAGAAGGCGGGGAAGGCGGGCAAGGTCAACCAGTATGGGAAAAATGGTCAAACGACGGAACAGAACGACAAGTAGCAAAACTCATGGAAGAGAATGTTGGAGCAGCAATGCAATTCCTACAATCAAAAGCACTATGCATAATGCCCATCTCACTCGCATCAGCAATCTACCACACTCAGCCACCAGATACAGCTTCCCtcgtcaaacccgagtcaaacccaccttcctaa
- the LOC141653051 gene encoding NADH dehydrogenase [ubiquinone] flavoprotein 2, mitochondrial-like has translation MFARRSTQRLTQVLQVFRQSSIVSRSFSTALNYHIDSPDNNPNVQWKFSETNQQKANELLTHYPSNYKQSAVIPLLDLAQQQHGGWLPVSAMNEVARIVGVAPIRVYEVATFYSMFNRNKVGKYHLLVCGTTPCMIRGSRDIEEALLKHLGVKRNEVTKDGLFSVGEMECMGCCVNAPMITVADYSNGSEGYTYNYFEDLTPKRVVEIVEAFRRGEKPPHGTQNPNRIRSGPEGGNTTLLSEPKPPQFRDLDAC, from the exons ATGTTCGCTCGTCGATCAACTCAACGTCTTACTCAAGTCCTTCAAGTTTTCCGTCAATCTTCCATT GTTTCTCGATCATTCTCTACTGCGCTCAACTAT CACATTGATTCGCCAGATAACAATCCTAATGTTCAGTGGAAGTTCTCCGAAACGAATCAGCAAAAG GCAAATGAGTTATTGACTCACTACCCATCCAACTATAAGCAGTCTGCTGTTATTCCTTTGCTAGATCTTGCTCAACAGCAACATGGTGGTTGGCTTCCTGTTTCTGCAATGAATGAG GTCGCACGGATCGTAGGAGTTGCTCCTATCCGTGTGTATGAGGTGGCAACTTTTTATTCGATGTTCAATCGGAACAAG GTTGGCAAATATCATCTTTTGGTGTGTGGAACAACTCCTTGCATGATCCGAGGTTCACGAGACATAGAAGAAGCATTGTTAAAACATCTTGGAGTGAAACGAAATG AGGTGACAAAAGATGGTCTTTTTTCTGTTGGTGAGATGGAGTGCATG GGATGTTGTGTTAATGCTCCTATGATAACAGTTGCTGACTACTCTAATGGGTCAGAAGGATATACCTATAACTATTTC GAGGACCTTACCCCAAAACGAGTCGTGGAAATAGTTGAGGCATTCAGGAGGGGAGAGAAGCCTCCT CATGGCACTCAGAATCCAAACCGAATCCGATCAGGTCCAGAAGGAGGAAACACAACATTGTTAAGCGAACCCAAGCCACCTCAGTTCCGGGACCTTGATGCTTGCTAA